From one Trifolium pratense cultivar HEN17-A07 linkage group LG1, ARS_RC_1.1, whole genome shotgun sequence genomic stretch:
- the LOC123908484 gene encoding benzyl alcohol O-benzoyltransferase-like gives MAQSLSFTVKRHAPEFVKPSKPTPHTIKLLSDVDDQDGLRFQIPIIQFYKYDPNMKGKDPVDVIRKALSKTLVFYYPFAGRLREVHARKVIVDCNDEGVLFIEADADVTLEEFGDALQPPFPCLDELLYDVPGSSDVINTPILLIQVTRLKCGGFIFAIRLNHIISDATGLVQFMKAVGEISRGMNIPSISPVWRRELLNARDPPRVTCTHREYEQVPDTKGTIVHLDDMVHRSFFFGPTELSALRPQFPSHLQQQSRFEIITACLWRCRTIALQPETDEEVRIICIYNARGKFNPPLPKGYYGNAFAFPVAISTAGKLIENPLGYALDLIKKAKADVTEEYMHSMADLMVIKGRPHFTSVRMYLVSDVTHVGLRDVDFGWGKAVYGGPAHGGVGVVPGLASFYIPFKNAKGEEGLVIPVCLPNQAMKRFVKELDSLLKNNITLPTNGGLKSSFIISSL, from the exons ATGGCCCAATCTCTGTCATTCACAGTAAAGAGGCATGCCCCTGAATTTGTAAAGCCATCAAAACCAACTCCCCATACAATAAAACTACTCTCAGATGTAGATGATCAAGATGGGTTACGTTTTCAAATTCCTATTATACAATTTTACAAATATGATCCAAATATGAAAGGAAAAGACCCTGTTGATGTTATTAGAAAAGCACTTTCAAAAACACTTGTGTTTTATTATCCATTTGCAGGTAGATTGAGGGAAGTTCATGCTAGGAAAGTTATAGTTGATTGTAATGATGAAGGTGTTTTGTTCATTGAAGCTGATGCTGATGTTACTCTTGAAGAATTTGGTGATGCTCTTCAACCTCCTTTTCCTTGTTTGGATGAACTTCTTTATGATGTTCCTGGTTCTTCAGATGTGATTAACACTCCAATTCTGCTTATTCAG GTAACACGCCTCAAATGCGGTGGTTTCATTTTTGCTATTCGTCTAAACCATATAATTAGCGATGCAACTGGTTTGGTCCAATTCATGAAAGCTGTAGGCGAAATTTCTCGCGGGATGAACATACCTTCAATCTCACCAGTATGGCGCCGAGAGCTTCTAAACGCAAGAGATCCACCAAGAGTGACATGTACTCATCGTGAATACGAACAAGTTCCCGACACCAAAGGAACCATTGTCCACTTAGATGATATGGTCCACCGCTCTTTTTTCTTTGGTCCCACTGAGTTATCCGCACTCCGCCCTCAATTTCCATCTCACCTACAACAACAATCCAGATTCGAAATTATCACTGCATGTCTTTGGCGTTGTCGTACAATCGCATTACAACCTGAAACCGACGAAGAAGTTCGCATaatttgcatatataatgcacgTGGTAAATTTAATCCACCATTACCAAAAGGTTACTATGGTAATGCTTTCGCATTTCCTGTTGCAATTTCAACCGCAGGAAAATTAATCGAAAACCCATTAGGGTATGCATTGgatttaattaaaaaagcaAAAGCCGACGTCACTGAAGAATATATGCATTCAATGGCGGACTTAATGGTCATCAAGGGTCGGCCTCATTTTACTTCGGTGAGAATGTATTTAGTGTCTGATGTTACACATGTTGGACTTAGAGATGTTGATTTTGGTTGGGGAAAAGCTGTTTATGGAGGACCAGCTCATGGAGGAGTTGGTGTTGTACCTGGTCTTGCTAGCTTTTATATACCTTTTAAAAATGCTAAAGGAGAGGAAGGTTTAGTTATACCGGTTTGTTTGCCAAATCAAGCCATGAAGAGGTTCGTTAAAGAGTTGGATAGTCTCCTTAAGAACAACATTACCCTACCTACTAATGGTGGTCTAAAATCTAGTTTCATTATTTCTTCATTGTAG